A part of Paraburkholderia azotifigens genomic DNA contains:
- a CDS encoding Hcp family type VI secretion system effector — protein sequence MAQDIFLKITGIDGEAPDAAHKNEIEVASWSWQISQQSNMHTGSGGGAGKASVEDLAFDHMVDRASPNLMKYCLTGKHIDQAVLTIRKAGGNPLEYLKITMNDVIVTQVSPAGSNNDDGIREHVRLSFAKVKQEYVVQNAQGGSGGAVTASFDIKGNKEA from the coding sequence ATGGCACAGGATATTTTCCTTAAGATCACCGGTATCGACGGCGAAGCGCCGGACGCTGCCCACAAGAATGAAATCGAAGTGGCCAGCTGGAGCTGGCAGATCTCGCAACAGTCGAACATGCACACGGGCTCGGGCGGCGGCGCCGGCAAGGCGAGCGTCGAGGATCTTGCATTTGACCATATGGTCGACCGTGCGAGCCCGAACCTGATGAAGTACTGTCTGACGGGCAAGCATATCGACCAGGCCGTGCTGACCATTCGCAAGGCAGGCGGGAACCCGCTCGAATACCTCAAGATCACGATGAACGACGTCATCGTTACGCAGGTAAGCCCGGCAGGCAGCAACAACGATGACGGCATCCGCGAACACGTTCGTCTATCGTTCGCGAAGGTCAAGCAGGAATACGTCGTCCAGAACGCCCAGGGCGGTAGCGGCGGCGCAGTAACGGCCAGCTTCGACATCAAGGGCAACAAGGAAGCCTGA
- the tssJ gene encoding type VI secretion system lipoprotein TssJ produces MLMSTRAAMMACTLGLAACTSDPSKGVHESVRLDLSIAASSGVNPDDEKRAAPVVVRVYELKNADAFNSADFFSLQDKDKVMLADDLVVRDQFQLRPGEHKTIQRDADQATTMLGVIAAYRDLPNSVWRATWAVPTSPAAAWYRFSPKLKLTIDLEANAVRITDTTNSK; encoded by the coding sequence ATGCTGATGTCTACCCGAGCTGCCATGATGGCCTGCACGCTGGGTTTAGCCGCGTGCACAAGCGATCCGTCGAAGGGCGTCCATGAGTCTGTCAGGCTCGACCTGTCGATCGCGGCTTCGTCAGGCGTCAACCCGGACGACGAGAAGCGGGCCGCGCCTGTCGTGGTTCGCGTCTATGAGTTGAAGAATGCCGACGCATTCAACAGCGCGGATTTCTTCTCCCTGCAGGACAAGGACAAGGTGATGCTCGCCGACGATCTCGTCGTGCGTGACCAGTTCCAGCTGCGCCCCGGCGAACACAAAACCATTCAGCGCGACGCGGACCAGGCAACGACGATGCTCGGCGTCATTGCTGCCTATCGTGACCTGCCCAACTCCGTCTGGCGGGCAACGTGGGCCGTGCCGACCTCGCCAGCGGCTGCGTGGTACCGCTTCAGCCCGAAGTTGAAGCTGACCATCGATCTTGAGGCGAACGCCGTCAGGATCACCGACACAACGAACAGCAAATAA
- the tssK gene encoding type VI secretion system baseplate subunit TssK, which yields MSWHNKVAWSEGLFLRPQLFQQQERYLEQFAHRRAAPLSPFFFGFSHYSIDREALALGKVIIKSASGVFADGTPFDAPGSTPPPAPLTIRQEHLDQVIHLAVPIRVPNGEETTFENSPDSLARYSVFSTELRDTNSVGQGARAVQLANLRLRLVPQKEMTDAWIGLPLTRVATSRADGSIELDESLVPPVSGYGASELLTSWLGKVHELTRLRADALARRLTGSDGKAGSVAEVSDYLLLQTLNRYEPLLQHLRRVPTTSPAGIYAMLLSMAGELSTYVRPETRRPLDSHPAYQHIEPHVCLKPLVDDTHWLLNAVLVRSAQSIPLKDTGYGMRNAVVDPAELRSFSAVVLAVAAQLPADALVQQFSTQAKVGPSERLPDLVRSHLPGVTLQSLPVPPRQIPFNAGYVYFELTRSGALWESIVEHGGIALHVAGDFPGLKLELWGVRQ from the coding sequence ATGAGCTGGCACAACAAGGTCGCCTGGAGCGAAGGCCTGTTCCTGCGGCCGCAGCTTTTTCAGCAGCAGGAGCGCTATCTCGAGCAGTTCGCACACCGGCGTGCCGCTCCGCTCTCACCGTTCTTCTTCGGTTTTTCGCATTACTCGATCGACCGCGAGGCACTCGCGCTCGGCAAGGTAATCATCAAATCCGCGAGCGGCGTATTCGCGGACGGCACGCCATTCGACGCGCCGGGCAGCACACCGCCTCCCGCGCCCCTGACGATACGCCAGGAGCATCTCGATCAGGTCATTCACCTTGCGGTGCCAATCAGGGTTCCGAATGGCGAGGAGACCACGTTCGAGAATAGCCCGGATTCGCTCGCGCGCTACAGTGTCTTCTCCACGGAGCTGCGCGACACGAACTCCGTCGGCCAGGGTGCCCGCGCGGTACAACTCGCGAATCTGCGCCTGCGGCTCGTGCCCCAGAAGGAAATGACCGATGCGTGGATCGGCCTGCCGCTCACGAGAGTCGCCACGTCGCGCGCCGACGGCAGCATCGAACTCGACGAATCGCTGGTCCCGCCCGTCAGCGGGTATGGAGCAAGCGAGCTCCTGACGAGCTGGCTCGGAAAAGTTCACGAGCTCACGCGGCTGCGCGCCGACGCACTCGCGAGGCGTCTGACGGGATCCGACGGCAAGGCAGGCTCCGTCGCGGAGGTCTCGGACTACCTCCTGCTTCAGACCCTCAACCGCTATGAGCCGCTGCTGCAGCATCTGCGCCGCGTGCCGACGACCTCACCTGCCGGGATCTACGCGATGCTGCTCAGCATGGCGGGGGAGCTGTCGACGTACGTGCGGCCCGAAACACGCCGGCCGCTTGATTCGCATCCGGCCTATCAGCACATCGAACCACATGTCTGCCTGAAGCCGCTCGTCGACGATACGCACTGGCTGCTCAACGCCGTGCTTGTGCGCAGCGCGCAGAGCATCCCGCTCAAGGACACCGGCTATGGCATGCGCAACGCCGTGGTTGATCCGGCGGAGCTCCGCAGTTTCAGCGCTGTTGTGCTGGCGGTGGCCGCGCAGCTTCCCGCAGATGCGCTCGTCCAGCAGTTCTCGACCCAGGCAAAGGTCGGCCCCTCGGAACGTCTCCCGGATCTCGTTCGCTCGCACCTTCCCGGCGTCACGCTGCAGTCGCTGCCCGTTCCGCCGCGCCAGATTCCATTCAATGCGGGCTACGTCTACTTCGAACTTACCCGCAGCGGTGCCCTGTGGGAATCGATCGTGGAGCACGGTGGTATCGCCCTGCACGTGGCGGGTGATTTCCCTGGGCTCAAGCTGGAACTCTGGGGTGTGCGCCAGTAA
- the tssL gene encoding type VI secretion system protein TssL, long form, with amino-acid sequence MNAQGTSRASGGNFRDPGFGPAGTAAPFQEDRTTPVASRLLDTIPAGEPSAGRQRAVEQAQNRLLEASRPLLRALADMPGELDQLGIEQLHQLLKREVRTFQRLCEQVNIRRDHMIAARYSLCTALDDAAMRTEWGRREKGMEWIETGLATEFHEDRHGGDKVYLLISRLMTEPHEHLDLLEVIYRILSLGFMGRYGHEADGPRRHDAIRQRLYTEIQTRRGVVPLALSAHAQSDAKQRRMSFYDFPVWITVLLLGLVLAGFFGWFKYQLLNRSAAAEKQIIDIGRMTPPPAPRLPHLKELLKGEIAAGTVSVDEDARHSSVTFRGDSMFQPGGVNVKTSIGPVIAKIANEVVKVPGKVTVSGYTDNVPVRSRQFASNDALSEERAAQVMQMLQADGVPPGRLEAIGRGETHPVGDNRTPQGRAQNRRVEITVTP; translated from the coding sequence GTGAACGCACAGGGAACCAGCAGAGCATCTGGCGGTAACTTCCGCGATCCGGGCTTCGGCCCGGCCGGTACTGCTGCACCATTTCAGGAAGACAGGACAACCCCTGTGGCTTCCCGTCTGCTTGACACGATACCGGCTGGTGAACCGTCGGCCGGGCGTCAGCGTGCCGTCGAGCAGGCGCAGAACCGGTTACTCGAAGCATCGCGTCCGCTGCTGCGCGCGCTGGCCGACATGCCTGGTGAGCTCGATCAGCTCGGCATCGAACAGCTTCACCAGCTGCTCAAGAGGGAGGTGCGCACATTCCAGCGCCTGTGCGAGCAGGTCAACATCCGGCGCGACCACATGATCGCAGCGCGTTACAGCCTGTGCACGGCCCTTGACGATGCAGCCATGCGGACAGAATGGGGCCGTCGCGAAAAGGGCATGGAGTGGATCGAGACCGGCCTTGCTACCGAATTCCACGAAGACCGGCATGGCGGCGACAAGGTCTATCTGCTGATATCGCGCCTGATGACGGAGCCGCACGAGCATCTGGATCTGCTCGAGGTGATTTACCGGATCCTCAGTCTCGGCTTCATGGGCAGGTACGGTCACGAGGCAGATGGTCCGCGCAGGCACGATGCCATCCGCCAGCGACTCTATACGGAAATCCAGACCCGGCGAGGCGTGGTGCCTCTTGCGCTCTCCGCACATGCGCAGTCGGATGCGAAGCAGCGGCGGATGTCGTTCTACGACTTTCCCGTGTGGATCACGGTCCTCCTGCTCGGACTTGTCCTCGCAGGTTTCTTTGGATGGTTCAAGTACCAGCTTCTGAACCGCAGTGCCGCCGCCGAGAAGCAGATCATCGACATCGGCAGAATGACGCCGCCTCCCGCGCCGAGACTGCCGCATCTGAAAGAACTGCTCAAGGGCGAGATTGCTGCCGGCACGGTGAGCGTCGACGAGGACGCGCGCCACAGCTCGGTCACCTTTCGCGGCGACTCGATGTTCCAGCCTGGCGGTGTCAATGTGAAGACATCGATCGGCCCGGTCATCGCGAAGATTGCCAACGAGGTGGTCAAGGTGCCCGGCAAGGTCACGGTCAGCGGCTACACGGACAACGTGCCTGTAAGGAGCCGGCAGTTCGCATCGAATGACGCGCTCTCCGAGGAACGCGCCGCCCAGGTCATGCAGATGCTGCAGGCCGATGGCGTACCGCCCGGCCGCCTCGAGGCAATTGGCAGGGGCGAGACCCATCCCGTGGGCGACAACCGCACGCCGCAAGGCCGCGCACAAAATCGCCGCGTTGAAATTACCGTCACGCCCTGA